One part of the Streptomyces nigra genome encodes these proteins:
- a CDS encoding ROK family protein, which translates to MRHVIALDVGGTGMKAALAGADGELFHQARRPTGRARGPEAVVEGILDFAAELRAHGEQHFGEPAAAAGVAVPGIVDPERGLAVYAANLGWRDVPLRDLLAARLGGVPVALGHDVRTGGLAEGRVGAGRGADRFLFVPLGTGIAGAIGIDGRVEAGAHGFAGEIGHVVVRPGGAPCPCGQRGCLERYASAAAVSEAWAAACGDPEADAADCAKAVLSGDPNAVRVWRTAVDALADGLVTALTLLDPRTLIIGGGLAEAGETLFTPLRDAVRRRVTFQKLPEIVPAALGDTAGCLGAGLLAWDLLTSTDRTEESA; encoded by the coding sequence GTGAGACATGTCATCGCCCTCGACGTGGGCGGCACCGGGATGAAGGCCGCCCTGGCCGGGGCGGACGGCGAGCTGTTCCACCAGGCCCGCCGGCCCACCGGCCGCGCGCGCGGACCGGAGGCCGTCGTCGAGGGCATCCTCGACTTCGCCGCCGAGCTGCGCGCCCACGGCGAGCAGCACTTCGGCGAGCCCGCGGCCGCCGCCGGTGTCGCGGTCCCCGGGATCGTCGACCCCGAGCGCGGCCTCGCCGTCTACGCCGCCAACCTGGGCTGGCGGGACGTCCCGCTGCGCGATCTGCTCGCCGCACGGCTCGGCGGGGTCCCCGTCGCCCTCGGCCACGACGTGCGCACCGGTGGCCTCGCCGAGGGCCGCGTCGGAGCGGGCCGCGGCGCCGACCGCTTCCTGTTCGTGCCCCTCGGCACCGGGATCGCCGGCGCCATCGGCATCGACGGCCGGGTGGAGGCGGGCGCGCACGGCTTCGCCGGCGAGATCGGCCATGTCGTCGTCCGGCCCGGCGGCGCCCCCTGCCCCTGCGGACAGCGGGGCTGTCTGGAGCGGTACGCCTCGGCGGCCGCCGTCAGCGAGGCCTGGGCCGCCGCCTGCGGCGACCCGGAGGCGGACGCCGCGGACTGCGCCAAGGCCGTCCTGTCCGGCGACCCGAACGCCGTCCGCGTGTGGCGGACGGCCGTGGACGCGCTCGCCGACGGTCTGGTCACCGCCCTCACCCTGCTGGACCCGCGCACCCTGATCATCGGTGGCGGTCTGGCCGAGGCGGGGGAAACCTTGTTCACACCCCTGCGGGACGCGGTCCGGCGGCGGGTCACCTTCCAGAAGCTGCCGGAGATCGTCCCCGCGGCACTCGGGGACACGGCCGGCTGCCTCGGTGCCGGTCTTCTGGCCTGGGATCTCCTCACATCCACCGACCGCACGGAGGAATCGGCCTGA
- the nagA gene encoding N-acetylglucosamine-6-phosphate deacetylase — MAIPSGARDSATTHPRPAADRGPLVLSGAHVVLPTGTLEEGQVIVDGARIAGTAPENARRADLTGHWIVPGFVDIHNHGGGGASFTSGTPEDVLQGIRTHRLHGTTTLVASTVTGDMDFLTRRAGLLSELAEQGDIAGIHFEGPFISPCRKGAHSEELLRDPDPADVRKLVDAARGHAAMVTLATELPGGIDSVRLLAEHGVIAAIGHTDAGYEQTVEAIDAGATVATHLFNAMPPLGHREPGPIVALLEDERVTVELINDGTHLHPASLELAFRHAGADRVAFITDAMDAAGFGDGRYMLGPLEVEVADGVARLVEGGSIAGSTLTLDRAFKRAVTIDRLPVGDVVAALSANPAKLLGRYDRVGSLEPGKDADLVVLDADFELKGVMRRGEWVIDPQLG; from the coding sequence ATGGCAATCCCCTCAGGGGCGCGGGACAGCGCCACAACGCACCCCCGGCCCGCGGCGGACAGGGGTCCCCTCGTCCTGTCCGGCGCCCACGTGGTCCTGCCGACGGGGACGCTCGAAGAGGGCCAGGTGATCGTCGACGGCGCCCGGATCGCCGGCACGGCACCGGAGAACGCCCGCCGTGCCGACCTCACCGGCCACTGGATCGTGCCGGGCTTCGTGGACATCCACAATCACGGCGGCGGCGGGGCGTCCTTCACCTCGGGCACGCCCGAGGACGTCCTCCAGGGCATCCGCACCCACCGGCTGCACGGCACCACGACCCTGGTCGCCTCCACCGTCACCGGCGACATGGACTTCCTGACCCGCCGGGCCGGGCTGCTCTCCGAGCTCGCCGAGCAGGGCGACATCGCGGGCATCCACTTCGAGGGGCCGTTCATCTCGCCGTGCCGCAAGGGCGCGCACTCCGAGGAGCTGCTGCGCGACCCGGACCCGGCGGACGTCCGCAAGCTGGTCGACGCGGCCCGCGGCCACGCGGCGATGGTCACCCTCGCCACCGAGCTGCCGGGCGGCATCGACTCCGTACGGCTGCTCGCCGAGCACGGCGTGATCGCCGCGATCGGGCACACGGACGCCGGCTACGAGCAGACCGTGGAGGCGATCGACGCCGGCGCGACCGTCGCCACCCATCTGTTCAACGCGATGCCCCCGCTCGGCCACCGCGAGCCCGGCCCGATCGTGGCCCTGCTCGAGGACGAGCGGGTGACGGTCGAGCTGATCAACGACGGCACCCATCTGCACCCGGCCTCCCTGGAACTGGCGTTCCGTCACGCGGGCGCCGACCGGGTCGCGTTCATCACGGACGCGATGGACGCCGCCGGCTTCGGCGACGGCCGCTACATGCTCGGCCCACTGGAGGTGGAGGTCGCCGACGGCGTGGCCCGCCTGGTGGAGGGCGGCTCGATCGCGGGCTCCACCCTCACCCTGGACCGCGCCTTCAAGCGCGCGGTGACCATCGACCGGCTGCCGGTCGGGGACGTGGTGGCGGCGCTGTCGGCCAACCCGGCCAAGCTGCTCGGCCGCTACGACCGCGTCGGCTCGCTGGAGCCCGGCAAGGACGCCGACCTGGTCGTCCTGGACGCCGACTTCGAGCTCAAGGGCGTGATGCGCCGCGGTGAATGGGTGATCGATCCCCAACTGGGGTGA
- a CDS encoding 1-phosphofructokinase family hexose kinase, with the protein MILTVTLNTALDITYRVGALHPHTSHRVSEVTERAGGKGLNVARVLAALGHEVTVTGFAGGATGREVRERLTAVPGVVDALVPVTGPTRRTVAVVDDRTGDTTQLNEPGPTVSPAEWSAFQEAYDTLVAGASAVALCGSLPPGVPVGAYAGLVRSARTAGVPVLLDTSGEALRRGVAARPDVLKPNAGELAELTGSHEPSRATQDARRRGARAVVASLGEGGLLAVTPEGRWRAAPPARLRGNPTGAGDAVVAGLLSGLVEDLAWPDRLARATALGAASVAAPTAGEFDRGAYEDLLARVAVTGEATAA; encoded by the coding sequence GTGATCCTGACGGTCACGCTGAACACCGCTCTCGACATCACCTACCGGGTCGGGGCGCTGCACCCCCACACCTCCCACCGGGTCTCCGAGGTCACCGAACGCGCCGGCGGGAAGGGCCTGAACGTGGCCCGCGTCCTGGCGGCCCTCGGCCACGAGGTGACGGTCACCGGCTTCGCGGGCGGCGCGACGGGCCGGGAGGTGCGGGAGCGGCTGACCGCCGTCCCCGGGGTGGTCGACGCCCTGGTCCCGGTGACCGGCCCGACCCGGCGCACCGTCGCCGTCGTCGACGACCGCACCGGTGACACGACCCAGCTGAACGAGCCCGGCCCGACCGTCTCGCCCGCCGAGTGGTCCGCCTTCCAGGAGGCGTACGACACCCTCGTCGCCGGCGCGTCCGCGGTGGCCCTGTGCGGCAGCCTGCCGCCGGGAGTGCCGGTCGGGGCCTACGCCGGGCTGGTCCGCTCCGCGCGGACGGCCGGGGTGCCGGTCCTCCTCGACACCAGCGGCGAGGCGCTGCGCCGGGGTGTCGCCGCCCGCCCGGACGTGCTGAAGCCGAACGCCGGGGAACTGGCCGAGCTGACCGGGTCGCACGAGCCGTCCCGGGCGACGCAGGACGCGCGGCGCAGGGGCGCCCGCGCCGTGGTGGCCTCCCTCGGCGAGGGCGGACTGCTCGCGGTCACCCCGGAGGGGCGCTGGCGCGCGGCCCCGCCCGCCCGGCTGCGCGGCAACCCGACGGGCGCCGGCGACGCGGTCGTCGCGGGGCTGCTGTCGGGGCTGGTCGAGGATCTGGCCTGGCCGGACCGGCTGGCCCGGGCGACGGCGCTGGGCGCGGCGAGCGTGGCGGCACCGACGGCCGGAGAGTTCGACCGGGGCGCCTACGAGGACCTGCTGGCCCGGGTGGCGGTGACCGGCGAGGCCACCGCCGCGTGA
- a CDS encoding CBM35 domain-containing protein produces MTSGNNGATTPEDDDPFGYLYADGQANGAQPPSGGYGYPNAVNRVRTVGQRQYGQQPAGPGQIPQQQGAYGQPNAHYAAPETLPGGAQTTQMSHSAGTGGGGRGRGPNTKGLLIGAIAVVAAVVIGISVAMLGGDDEDDPSGDGAQAGPTQSQSAESKPSKTTDPGDEVELPKSDAKTLALGGTAATASDVKGAQADGGVYVTGFNQVGSSVTWTVNGIPKGGKYTVYVGYSVPGKDQNATLTVNGTPSTAPVNLKNYANAAEGDYEKGWTKTYNYVQLNKGTNTIKVSCEEGNQCDALLDQVWLVKGWVKS; encoded by the coding sequence ATGACGTCCGGCAACAACGGCGCCACTACGCCCGAGGACGACGACCCGTTCGGCTACCTCTACGCCGACGGGCAGGCCAACGGCGCCCAGCCCCCGTCCGGTGGCTACGGCTACCCGAACGCCGTCAACCGGGTGCGGACCGTCGGCCAGCGCCAGTACGGCCAGCAGCCGGCCGGTCCCGGCCAGATACCGCAGCAGCAGGGCGCCTACGGCCAGCCCAACGCGCACTACGCGGCCCCGGAGACCCTGCCCGGCGGGGCGCAGACGACCCAGATGTCCCACAGCGCCGGAACCGGTGGCGGCGGTCGCGGTCGCGGGCCCAACACCAAGGGCCTGCTGATCGGCGCCATCGCGGTCGTCGCGGCGGTCGTCATCGGCATCAGCGTGGCCATGCTCGGCGGCGACGACGAGGACGACCCCTCGGGCGACGGCGCGCAGGCGGGCCCGACGCAGTCCCAGAGCGCGGAGTCCAAGCCCTCGAAGACCACCGACCCCGGTGACGAGGTCGAGCTGCCGAAGAGCGACGCCAAGACGCTGGCCCTCGGCGGCACCGCGGCCACCGCGTCCGACGTCAAGGGCGCCCAGGCGGACGGCGGCGTGTACGTCACCGGTTTCAACCAGGTCGGCTCGTCGGTCACCTGGACGGTGAACGGCATCCCGAAGGGCGGCAAGTACACCGTCTACGTCGGCTACAGCGTCCCGGGCAAGGACCAGAACGCCACGCTCACGGTCAACGGCACGCCCTCCACCGCTCCGGTCAACCTCAAGAACTACGCGAACGCCGCCGAGGGCGACTACGAGAAGGGCTGGACGAAGACCTACAACTACGTCCAGCTCAACAAGGGCACGAACACGATCAAGGTGTCGTGCGAGGAGGGCAACCAGTGCGACGCCCTGCTCGACCAGGTGTGGCTGGTCAAGGGCTGGGTCAAGTCCTAG
- the cdgB gene encoding diguanylate cyclase CdgB, with translation METESEPYVRLATLRQLHQVMADMNTARSLADTLQTVADGVVNGLGYELACVNLVRPDGDLVVAAFAGNPAAEALITGRVGSRDSWDRRLNMGEHWGDLVFIPHTEGWVLDDDDVPQWYTEGPAPRFEDEWHPADRLFAPMYTPGVHGGACGELIGVLSVDRPRNGRLPGAWGREALQMYAFQAAIAISNARLRANMQRALVRLERDQQALRASEESFRQAFEYAPSGMAIAEMGGDQHGRILRTNDALCRLLGRPASAMRRYSFSDLVHPEDIGTLLRTSAEGGRAELRLARRDGTYVWVSLRNSVVADAADGPRFLLTHVEDIEERKRRELQLAHRASHDSLTGLPNSAELRSRLSARLCKRQAHAGALESTDAAYGHPAVFDANGHGFDFPGSAALDAYDHHVHTVAPEESGRDDGTKGLAVLFCDLDGFKSINDRFGHNAGDAVLIEVARRLTRGVRDGDTVARLGGDEFVILADGLGRADAQDLAVRLRNEIIQPIRAEGRAVRVGASFGIGWAHCGMTADEVLKSADERMYVEKRSRPKQHRRAG, from the coding sequence ATGGAGACCGAGTCGGAACCGTACGTCCGTCTTGCGACCCTGCGGCAACTGCACCAGGTCATGGCTGACATGAACACGGCTCGCAGCCTGGCCGACACCCTCCAGACCGTCGCCGACGGCGTCGTCAACGGCCTCGGCTACGAACTCGCCTGCGTCAACCTGGTGCGCCCCGACGGCGATCTCGTGGTCGCCGCCTTCGCCGGCAACCCGGCGGCCGAGGCCCTCATCACCGGCCGCGTCGGCTCCCGCGATTCCTGGGACCGCCGGCTGAACATGGGCGAGCACTGGGGCGACCTGGTCTTCATCCCGCACACCGAGGGCTGGGTCCTCGACGACGACGACGTCCCGCAGTGGTACACCGAGGGCCCCGCGCCCCGCTTCGAGGACGAGTGGCACCCCGCCGACCGCCTCTTCGCCCCGATGTACACGCCCGGCGTGCACGGCGGCGCGTGCGGCGAGCTGATCGGCGTGCTATCGGTCGACCGCCCGCGCAACGGCCGGCTGCCCGGCGCCTGGGGCCGCGAAGCGCTCCAGATGTACGCCTTCCAGGCCGCCATCGCCATCAGCAACGCACGTCTACGCGCGAATATGCAGCGCGCCCTGGTCCGTCTGGAGCGCGACCAGCAGGCGCTGCGGGCCAGCGAGGAGAGCTTCCGGCAGGCCTTCGAGTACGCGCCCTCCGGCATGGCGATCGCCGAGATGGGCGGCGACCAGCACGGCCGCATCCTGCGCACCAACGACGCCCTGTGCCGGCTGCTCGGCCGCCCGGCCTCCGCGATGCGCCGCTACTCCTTCTCCGACCTGGTCCACCCCGAGGACATCGGCACCCTGCTGCGCACCTCCGCCGAGGGCGGCCGGGCCGAGCTGCGGCTCGCGCGCCGGGACGGCACCTATGTCTGGGTCTCCCTGCGCAACAGCGTGGTCGCGGACGCCGCCGACGGCCCGCGCTTCCTGCTCACCCATGTCGAGGACATCGAGGAGCGCAAGCGCCGCGAGCTCCAGCTCGCCCACCGCGCCTCCCACGACTCGCTCACCGGCCTGCCGAACTCGGCGGAGCTGCGCTCACGCCTGTCCGCCCGGCTGTGCAAGCGCCAGGCGCACGCGGGCGCGCTGGAGTCCACGGACGCCGCCTACGGCCACCCCGCCGTCTTCGACGCCAACGGGCACGGCTTCGACTTCCCCGGCTCGGCGGCGCTGGACGCCTACGACCACCATGTGCACACCGTCGCGCCCGAGGAGTCCGGGCGCGACGACGGCACCAAGGGCCTCGCGGTGCTCTTCTGCGACCTCGACGGCTTCAAGTCGATCAACGACCGGTTCGGGCACAACGCGGGTGACGCGGTCCTCATCGAGGTGGCCCGGCGGCTGACCCGGGGCGTCCGCGACGGCGACACGGTCGCCCGGCTCGGCGGCGACGAGTTCGTGATCCTCGCGGACGGGCTCGGCCGGGCCGACGCCCAGGACCTCGCCGTCCGGCTGCGCAACGAGATCATCCAGCCCATCCGGGCCGAGGGCCGGGCCGTGCGCGTGGGCGCCAGCTTCGGCATCGGATGGGCACACTGCGGAATGACCGCGGACGAAGTGTTGAAGTCCGCCGACGAGCGGATGTACGTAGAGAAACGATCTCGTCCCAAACAGCACAGACGGGCGGGATGA
- a CDS encoding flavin reductase family protein has product MPNFTTPAPPVTAVLPASRGPHGHAEGVSNDEFRAAMSRLAAGVVLVTALEPSLDPDDPHAPAGEDVGMTATAFLSVSLDPPLVLVSLREGSRMDDLLDEQPLWAVSVLSESQRHIAGRFAMKGRVSDRLLFADIPYTRGAETGAPLVGGALATLECRTEQRVTAGDHTLVIGRVLTASLPSPDGGPLTYFRGRYRQLR; this is encoded by the coding sequence GTGCCGAACTTCACCACTCCCGCGCCGCCCGTCACCGCCGTCCTCCCCGCCTCGCGCGGCCCCCACGGGCATGCTGAGGGAGTGAGCAACGACGAGTTCCGCGCCGCCATGTCGCGGCTGGCCGCGGGTGTGGTGCTGGTGACCGCCCTGGAGCCGTCCCTGGACCCCGACGACCCGCACGCGCCGGCCGGCGAGGACGTCGGGATGACGGCCACCGCCTTTCTGTCCGTGTCCCTGGACCCGCCGTTGGTGCTGGTCAGCCTGCGGGAGGGCTCGCGCATGGACGACCTGCTCGACGAGCAGCCGCTGTGGGCGGTGTCCGTCCTCTCCGAGAGCCAGCGGCACATCGCGGGCCGCTTCGCCATGAAGGGCCGGGTGAGCGACCGGCTGCTCTTCGCCGACATCCCGTACACGCGCGGCGCCGAGACGGGCGCCCCGTTGGTGGGCGGCGCGCTCGCCACGCTGGAGTGCCGCACCGAGCAGCGCGTGACCGCCGGCGACCACACGCTGGTGATCGGCCGCGTCCTGACGGCCTCGCTGCCGAGTCCGGACGGCGGTCCGCTGACGTATTTCCGGGGCCGTTACCGGCAGTTGAGGTGA
- a CDS encoding GNAT family N-acetyltransferase, whose product MTSITSSPRLEKITPGNLESATGIRVRPDQEHAVTPVVESLAEAYVHPEGVAWPRLIMDGERPVGFLMAFLDIDWLGDGGSVRRSGLWRLNIDAREQGRGYGRFAVASVAAEIRRRGGRELFVTWHPGPDGPEGFYLGLGFRTTGETSGDQTVGVLDLTTASL is encoded by the coding sequence ATGACGTCGATCACTTCCTCGCCGCGCCTCGAAAAGATCACACCTGGAAATCTCGAGTCCGCCACGGGCATACGGGTCCGCCCCGACCAGGAACACGCGGTGACCCCGGTCGTGGAGTCCCTCGCCGAGGCGTACGTCCACCCCGAGGGGGTGGCCTGGCCGCGGCTGATCATGGACGGGGAGCGCCCGGTCGGCTTCCTGATGGCCTTCCTCGACATCGACTGGCTCGGCGACGGCGGCAGCGTGCGCCGCTCGGGGCTGTGGCGGCTGAACATCGACGCGCGTGAGCAGGGCCGTGGCTACGGCCGGTTCGCGGTCGCGTCCGTGGCCGCCGAGATCCGCCGCCGCGGCGGCCGTGAGCTGTTCGTCACCTGGCACCCGGGCCCGGACGGCCCCGAGGGCTTCTACCTCGGCCTGGGCTTCCGTACGACCGGGGAGACGTCCGGCGACCAGACGGTGGGCGTGCTGGACCTGACGACGGCGAGTCTCTAA
- the arfB gene encoding alternative ribosome rescue aminoacyl-tRNA hydrolase ArfB translates to MEDMSGPHVIRGSVSLPETELMWRFSRSGGPGGQHVNTSDSQVELRFDLAATEALPEVWKQRALERLAGRLVDGVLTVRSSEHRSQWRNRETAAVRMASLLAEATAPPPKPRRPTRVPRGINERRLQQKKQRARTKRGRSGRDWT, encoded by the coding sequence ATGGAGGACATGTCCGGTCCCCATGTCATCCGCGGCTCCGTCTCCCTCCCGGAGACCGAGCTCATGTGGCGTTTCTCGCGCTCGGGCGGTCCCGGGGGCCAGCACGTCAACACCAGCGACTCGCAGGTCGAGCTGCGCTTCGACCTCGCGGCCACCGAGGCGCTGCCCGAGGTGTGGAAGCAGCGGGCGCTGGAGCGGCTGGCCGGCCGGCTCGTCGACGGCGTCCTGACCGTACGGTCCTCCGAGCACCGCTCCCAGTGGCGCAACCGCGAGACCGCCGCCGTACGGATGGCCTCGCTGCTCGCGGAGGCGACGGCCCCGCCGCCCAAGCCGCGCCGCCCCACCCGCGTCCCGCGCGGGATCAACGAGCGGCGGCTGCAGCAGAAGAAGCAGCGCGCCCGGACCAAGCGCGGCCGCTCCGGCCGGGACTGGACCTGA
- a CDS encoding TerD family protein — MAVSLSKGGNVSLTKEAPGLTAVTVGLGWDVRTTTGTDFDLDASAIAVNTQGKVYSDAHFVFFNNKQTPDSTIVHTGDNRTGEGAGDDEAINVNLAGLPADIDKIVFPVSIYDAENRSQNFGQVRNAYIRIVNQAGGAEIARYDLSEDAATETAMVFGELYRNGAEWKFRAVGQGYASGLVGIAQDFGVNV, encoded by the coding sequence ATGGCTGTAAGCCTGTCCAAGGGTGGCAACGTCTCGCTCACCAAGGAGGCTCCGGGCCTGACCGCCGTCACCGTGGGTCTCGGCTGGGACGTCCGCACCACCACCGGCACGGACTTCGACCTCGACGCCTCGGCGATCGCGGTCAACACGCAGGGCAAGGTCTACTCGGACGCCCACTTCGTCTTCTTCAACAACAAGCAGACCCCGGACAGCACGATCGTGCACACCGGCGACAACCGCACGGGCGAGGGCGCCGGCGACGACGAGGCGATCAACGTCAACCTGGCGGGTCTGCCCGCCGACATCGACAAGATCGTGTTCCCGGTCTCCATCTACGACGCGGAGAACCGCTCGCAGAACTTCGGCCAGGTCCGCAACGCGTACATCCGCATCGTGAACCAGGCAGGCGGCGCCGAGATCGCCCGCTACGACCTGTCGGAGGACGCCGCGACCGAGACCGCCATGGTCTTCGGCGAGCTGTACCGCAACGGGGCGGAGTGGAAGTTCCGTGCCGTCGGCCAGGGTTACGCCTCGGGTCTCGTCGGCATCGCGCAGGACTTCGGCGTCAACGTCTGA
- a CDS encoding bifunctional GNAT family N-acetyltransferase/NUDIX hydrolase, which produces MILDPLPTTPDHDIPAPLLTELTALYASNRAFQALSGDFPDPDDIRPEQVAAALADELAVPGAEVLLARSAGRLVGVVITLARHPDPDDPDPWIGLLMVDASAQRQGHGTRLAALVEERLSAAGHTGVRLAVLDGNAPALAFWASLGYEAIGHGRDREHDRPCTVLRKSLAVTPRAVLTGARVAVLDPEGAVFLFRYADDEAGPHWALPGGPASEEDPRETAVRELRAETGWTDVQPGPLLCTWDHDFTHQGIPLRRREHIYLALGARREPTGPQLGEDGGEILGWHWWTAAELVAAPEPLWPPDLARLLASYTESTESTENGDS; this is translated from the coding sequence GTGATCCTCGACCCCCTGCCGACCACCCCCGACCACGACATCCCGGCCCCGCTCCTGACCGAGCTGACCGCCCTGTACGCCTCCAACCGCGCGTTCCAGGCGCTCAGCGGCGACTTCCCCGACCCGGACGACATCCGGCCGGAGCAGGTGGCGGCGGCCCTGGCCGACGAGCTGGCCGTACCGGGGGCGGAGGTCCTGCTCGCGCGCAGCGCCGGACGGCTGGTCGGCGTCGTGATCACCCTGGCCCGCCACCCCGACCCCGACGACCCGGACCCATGGATCGGGCTGCTGATGGTGGACGCGTCGGCCCAGCGCCAGGGCCACGGCACCCGGCTCGCCGCGCTCGTGGAGGAGCGCCTGTCGGCCGCGGGCCACACCGGCGTCCGCCTCGCGGTCCTCGACGGCAACGCTCCGGCCCTCGCCTTCTGGGCGTCCCTCGGCTACGAGGCGATCGGGCACGGCAGGGACCGTGAGCACGACCGGCCCTGCACGGTGCTGCGCAAGTCCCTGGCCGTGACCCCGCGCGCGGTGCTCACCGGCGCCCGGGTGGCCGTGCTCGACCCCGAGGGCGCGGTGTTCCTGTTCCGCTACGCCGACGACGAGGCCGGCCCGCACTGGGCCCTGCCCGGCGGCCCCGCCTCGGAGGAGGACCCCCGCGAGACCGCCGTACGCGAACTGCGCGCGGAGACCGGCTGGACGGACGTGCAGCCGGGGCCGCTGCTGTGCACCTGGGACCACGACTTCACCCACCAGGGCATCCCGCTGCGCCGCCGGGAGCACATCTACCTCGCGCTCGGCGCGCGCCGGGAGCCGACGGGCCCTCAGCTCGGCGAGGACGGCGGCGAGATCCTCGGCTGGCACTGGTGGACGGCGGCCGAACTCGTCGCCGCGCCCGAGCCGTTGTGGCCGCCGGACCTGGCCCGGCTGCTGGCCTCGTACACCGAGAGCACCGAGAGCACCGAGAACGGGGATTCCTGA